In Kitasatospora sp. NA04385, a single genomic region encodes these proteins:
- a CDS encoding ABC transporter permease, translating into MSTLSDPVNLSAPRGSDAGLTPKQLADKYGLSVSGKRPSLPQYVRQLWARRSFISAFATARLVAQYTTAKLGQLWQVLTPLLNCAVFYLVFGVIMKSRDGVPVYIAWLCIGVFVFQFSQSAIQAGTRSISDNLGLIRALHFPRASLPIAFTVIQLQQLLISMVVLVAIVLISGIMPAMTWILIIPALVLQSLFNTGLAMVMARIGAKTSDISQLMPFLLRTWMYVSGVMYSVSGYIQTWPQIWQTVYSWNPATVYMDLMRYAFMPDSFNPHKYPGGYDAQGHQLPKALILPDHIWIMAGTWAVVAFVLGFVFFWKAEEEYGRG; encoded by the coding sequence GTGTCGACACTGAGTGACCCGGTCAACCTCTCCGCACCAAGGGGTTCCGACGCGGGTCTGACCCCGAAGCAGCTGGCGGACAAGTACGGGTTGTCCGTCAGCGGCAAGCGGCCGAGCCTGCCGCAGTACGTCCGCCAGCTCTGGGCCCGGCGCAGCTTCATCAGCGCCTTCGCCACCGCCCGCCTGGTCGCGCAGTACACCACCGCCAAGCTGGGTCAGCTCTGGCAGGTGCTCACCCCGCTGCTGAACTGCGCGGTGTTCTACCTGGTCTTCGGCGTGATCATGAAGAGCCGGGACGGCGTCCCGGTGTACATCGCCTGGCTGTGCATCGGCGTCTTCGTCTTCCAGTTCTCGCAGAGCGCGATCCAGGCCGGCACCCGGTCGATCTCCGACAACCTCGGCCTGATCCGGGCGCTGCACTTCCCGCGCGCCTCGCTGCCGATCGCCTTCACCGTGATCCAGCTCCAGCAGCTGCTGATCTCGATGGTGGTGCTGGTCGCGATCGTGCTGATCAGCGGGATCATGCCCGCGATGACCTGGATCCTGATCATCCCGGCGCTGGTGCTGCAGTCGCTGTTCAACACCGGCCTGGCCATGGTGATGGCCCGGATCGGCGCCAAGACCTCCGACATCTCGCAGCTGATGCCCTTCCTGCTGCGCACCTGGATGTACGTCTCCGGCGTCATGTACTCGGTCTCCGGCTACATCCAGACCTGGCCGCAGATCTGGCAGACGGTCTACTCCTGGAACCCGGCCACGGTCTACATGGACCTGATGCGCTACGCGTTCATGCCGGACAGCTTCAACCCGCACAAGTACCCGGGCGGCTACGACGCGCAGGGCCACCAGCTGCCGAAGGCGCTGATCCTGCCGGACCACATCTGGATCATGGCCGGCACCTGGGCGGTCGTCGCCTTCGTCCTCGGCTTCGTGTTCTTCTGGAAGGCCGAGGAGGAGTACGGCCGTGGCTGA
- a CDS encoding ABC transporter ATP-binding protein has protein sequence MADAALDTVKETTVVDNQAQVPTVVVDDVHIVYKVHGAGSGKGSATSALSRIITRKKSPTIREVHAVRGISFTAYKGEAIGLIGSNGSGKSTMLAAIAGLLPTERGGIYTQGQPSLLGVNAALMNDLTGERNVVLGCLAMGMSPTEVRKRYQGIVDFSGINEKGDFISLPMRTYSSGMGARLRFSIAAAKTHDVLLIDEALATGDQGFQQRSKARINELRKEAGTVFLVSHDNNAIRETCERTIWIEHGELIMDGHTDEVVRRYEKGERP, from the coding sequence GTGGCTGACGCAGCTCTCGACACCGTCAAGGAGACCACCGTGGTGGACAACCAGGCCCAGGTCCCCACCGTGGTGGTGGACGATGTGCACATCGTCTACAAGGTGCACGGCGCGGGCTCCGGGAAGGGCAGCGCCACCTCGGCGCTGAGCCGGATCATCACCCGCAAGAAGTCGCCCACCATCCGCGAGGTGCACGCGGTGCGCGGCATCAGCTTCACCGCGTACAAGGGCGAGGCGATCGGCCTGATCGGCTCGAACGGCTCCGGCAAGTCGACCATGCTGGCGGCCATCGCCGGCCTGCTGCCGACCGAGCGGGGCGGCATCTACACCCAGGGCCAGCCCTCGCTGCTGGGCGTCAACGCGGCGCTGATGAACGACCTGACCGGCGAGCGCAACGTGGTGCTGGGCTGCCTGGCGATGGGCATGTCCCCGACCGAGGTGCGCAAGCGCTACCAGGGCATCGTCGACTTCTCGGGCATCAACGAGAAGGGCGACTTCATCTCGCTGCCGATGCGCACCTACTCCTCCGGCATGGGCGCCCGCCTGCGGTTCTCCATCGCGGCGGCGAAGACCCACGACGTGCTGCTGATCGACGAGGCGCTCGCCACCGGCGACCAGGGCTTCCAGCAGCGCTCGAAGGCCCGGATCAACGAGCTGCGCAAGGAGGCCGGCACGGTCTTCCTGGTCAGCCACGACAACAACGCGATCCGCGAGACCTGCGAGCGCACGATCTGGATCGAGCACGGCGAGCTGATCATGGACGGGCACACCGACGAGGTGGTCCGTCGCTACGAGAAGGGCGAGCGCCCCTGA
- the hpnD gene encoding presqualene diphosphate synthase HpnD, with the protein MAAYRYCEAVTALQARNFSYGIRLLPEAKRLAMSALYALARRVDDIGDGELPAEQKADALARTRVLLDEVRAGAVGEDDTDPIKVALADAARRFPIPLGGFDELVDGVEMDLKGVEYATFDDLKVYCRCVAGSIGRLSLGIYGCEDRERGEEYADTLGLALQLTNILRDLREDALNGRTYLPTEDLVRFGCQQGFALPALPAGADFTGLVAFEAERAQRAFEEGLRLLPMLDRRSRAATAAMAGIYHRLLGRIAADPHAVLRGRVSLPGWEKAYVALSGLAGGRS; encoded by the coding sequence ATGGCGGCCTACCGGTACTGCGAGGCGGTCACCGCCCTGCAGGCCCGCAACTTCAGCTACGGCATCCGGCTGCTGCCCGAGGCCAAGCGGCTGGCGATGTCGGCGCTGTACGCGCTGGCCCGCCGGGTCGACGACATCGGCGACGGCGAACTGCCCGCCGAGCAGAAGGCCGACGCACTGGCCCGCACCCGCGTCCTGCTGGACGAGGTCCGGGCCGGCGCGGTCGGCGAGGACGACACCGACCCGATCAAGGTCGCGCTGGCGGACGCGGCCCGCCGCTTCCCGATCCCGCTGGGCGGCTTCGACGAACTGGTCGACGGCGTCGAGATGGACCTCAAGGGCGTCGAGTACGCCACCTTCGACGACCTCAAGGTCTACTGCCGCTGCGTGGCCGGCTCGATCGGCCGGCTCTCGCTGGGCATCTACGGCTGCGAGGACCGCGAGCGCGGCGAGGAGTACGCCGACACCCTCGGCCTGGCCCTGCAGCTCACCAACATCCTGCGCGACCTGCGCGAGGACGCCCTGAACGGCCGCACCTACCTGCCCACCGAGGACCTGGTCCGGTTCGGCTGCCAGCAGGGCTTCGCCCTCCCCGCCCTCCCGGCCGGCGCCGACTTCACCGGCCTGGTCGCCTTCGAGGCCGAACGCGCCCAGCGCGCCTTCGAGGAGGGCCTGCGGCTGCTGCCGATGCTCGACCGCCGCAGCCGCGCCGCCACCGCCGCCATGGCCGGCATCTACCACCGCCTGCTCGGCCGGATCGCCGCCGACCCGCACGCGGTGCTCCGCGGCCGGGTCTCGCTGCCCGGCTGGGAGAAGGCGTACGTGGCACTGTCCGGGCTCGCCGGAGGGCGTTCTTGA
- the hpnC gene encoding squalene synthase HpnC yields the protein MAVTLDKADLENFPVAPGFLPAAWRGDLMAVYGFARLVDDAGDGDLADPAAAARLLDVPGDPGDDGFRLALLDGLERDLDRVFATALGDDPAPHGTVLGTDPGEPRHPLMRALVPLVERHAVTPEPFRRLIEANRVDQTTTRYPTYADLRHYCTLSADPVGRLVLALAGRATPGRIELSDAICTALQVVEHLQDVAEDLGRGRIYLPQEDLAAFGVTEDDLAADTASRGVRQLIAWEASRARTLLDRGAPLVGTVHGRLRLLLAGFTAGGYAALDAIEAAGFDVLAHRAKPDKRRLAGRAAALFAKGR from the coding sequence GTGGCGGTGACGCTGGACAAGGCCGACCTGGAGAACTTCCCGGTCGCCCCCGGCTTCCTGCCCGCCGCCTGGCGCGGCGACCTGATGGCGGTCTACGGCTTCGCCCGACTGGTCGACGACGCCGGCGACGGCGACCTCGCCGACCCGGCCGCCGCCGCCCGGCTGCTGGACGTCCCGGGCGACCCCGGCGACGACGGCTTCCGGCTCGCCCTGCTGGACGGCCTGGAACGGGACCTCGACCGGGTCTTCGCCACCGCCCTCGGCGACGACCCGGCCCCGCACGGCACCGTCCTGGGCACCGACCCGGGCGAGCCCCGGCACCCGCTGATGCGCGCCTTGGTCCCGCTGGTCGAGCGGCACGCCGTCACGCCCGAGCCGTTCCGCCGCCTGATCGAGGCCAACCGGGTGGACCAGACCACCACCCGGTACCCGACCTACGCCGACCTGCGGCACTACTGCACCCTGTCCGCCGACCCGGTCGGCCGCCTGGTGCTCGCCCTGGCCGGCCGCGCCACCCCCGGGCGGATCGAGCTGTCCGACGCGATCTGCACCGCGCTGCAGGTCGTCGAGCACCTCCAGGACGTCGCCGAGGACCTCGGCCGCGGCCGGATCTACCTCCCCCAGGAGGACCTGGCGGCCTTCGGCGTCACCGAGGACGACCTCGCCGCGGACACCGCCTCCCGCGGCGTGCGCCAGCTGATCGCCTGGGAGGCGAGCCGGGCCCGGACCCTGCTCGACCGCGGCGCGCCGCTGGTGGGTACGGTTCACGGGAGGCTCCGACTGCTGCTGGCGGGATTCACCGCCGGCGGGTACGCGGCCCTGGACGCCATCGAGGCGGCCGGGTTCGACGTGCTCGCGCACCGGGCGAAGCCCGACAAGCGCCGCCTGGCCGGCCGGGCGGCGGCACTCTTCGCGAAGGGAAGGTGA
- a CDS encoding CDP-alcohol phosphatidyltransferase family protein translates to MSKPSTAERPPVDLTRRPSIEELRAVIHPEGMLQRRSAEHWAGRLYMRRISLRITRVLSTVTAITPNGLTYLMMLTGILAGVALLVPGLAGAVLGALLIQVYLLLDCVDGEVARWRRQTSLTGVYLDRVGHYMSEAALLTGLGLRAADLFHREGAHAAWQWAFLGTLAALGAILIKSETDLVDVARARSGMTAVEDSASVPRSTAVAKARRAASLLKFHRLVGAVEASLFILAAGIADAVRGDLFFTRLAVVVLAAIAVLQTVLHLLSIVLSSRLR, encoded by the coding sequence ATGTCCAAGCCGTCAACAGCTGAACGCCCGCCGGTCGACCTCACCCGGCGCCCGTCGATCGAGGAACTGCGGGCGGTGATCCACCCCGAGGGGATGCTGCAGCGCCGCAGTGCCGAGCACTGGGCCGGCCGCCTCTACATGCGGAGGATCTCGCTGCGGATCACCCGGGTCCTGTCGACCGTCACGGCGATCACGCCCAACGGCCTGACCTACCTGATGATGCTCACCGGCATCCTGGCCGGTGTCGCGCTGCTGGTGCCCGGCCTGGCCGGCGCGGTCCTCGGCGCCCTGCTGATCCAGGTCTACCTGCTGCTGGACTGCGTGGATGGCGAGGTGGCCCGCTGGCGCCGGCAGACCTCGCTGACCGGCGTCTACCTGGACCGGGTCGGCCACTACATGTCCGAGGCCGCGCTGCTGACCGGCCTGGGCCTGCGCGCCGCCGACCTGTTCCACCGCGAGGGCGCGCACGCCGCCTGGCAGTGGGCCTTCCTGGGCACGCTGGCCGCGCTCGGCGCGATCCTGATCAAGTCCGAGACCGACCTGGTCGACGTGGCCCGGGCCCGCTCCGGGATGACCGCCGTCGAGGACAGCGCCTCGGTGCCGCGCTCCACCGCGGTGGCCAAGGCCCGCCGGGCCGCCTCGCTGCTCAAGTTCCACCGCCTGGTCGGCGCGGTCGAGGCCTCGCTGTTCATCCTGGCCGCCGGCATCGCCGACGCCGTCCGCGGCGACCTGTTCTTCACCCGGCTCGCGGTCGTGGTGCTGGCCGCCATCGCGGTGCTGCAGACCGTCCTGCACCTGCTGTCGATCGTCCTGTCCAGCAGGCTGCGATGA
- a CDS encoding glycosyltransferase family 2 protein — protein MSDDFRLGAVIITMGNRPAELNALIESVRAQQGPPVELAVVGNGAPLPVLPEGVRSVELPENLGIPGGRNVGIELFGPDGRDVDAVLFLDDDGLLPNTDSAALLREAFAADPGLGIVSFRIADPETGTTQRRHVPRLRASDPMQGSRVTTFLGGASAVRSAVFPQAGQLPAEFFYAHEETDLAWRALDAGWSIDYRPDVVLHHPATSPARHAAYFHNVARNRVWLARRNLPAPLVPLYLGTWFLLTVLRRPSKEGLRAWLGGFRAGWSEPCGPRRPMKWSTVWRLTRLGRPPII, from the coding sequence ATGAGCGACGACTTCCGCCTCGGCGCGGTCATCATCACGATGGGCAACCGCCCCGCCGAGCTGAACGCCCTGATCGAGTCGGTACGCGCCCAGCAGGGCCCGCCGGTGGAGCTGGCGGTGGTCGGCAACGGCGCCCCGCTCCCCGTCCTGCCGGAGGGCGTGCGGAGCGTCGAGCTGCCGGAGAACCTGGGCATCCCGGGCGGCCGCAACGTCGGCATCGAGCTGTTCGGCCCGGACGGCCGGGACGTCGACGCGGTGCTCTTCCTGGACGACGACGGCCTGCTGCCGAACACCGACTCGGCGGCGCTGCTGCGCGAGGCGTTCGCCGCCGATCCGGGCCTGGGCATCGTCTCGTTCCGGATCGCCGACCCGGAGACCGGCACCACCCAGCGCCGGCACGTGCCCCGGCTGCGCGCCAGCGACCCGATGCAGGGCTCCCGGGTCACCACCTTCCTGGGCGGCGCCAGCGCGGTGCGCAGCGCGGTGTTCCCGCAGGCCGGGCAGCTGCCGGCGGAGTTCTTCTACGCGCACGAGGAGACCGACCTGGCCTGGCGCGCGCTGGACGCCGGCTGGTCGATCGACTACCGCCCGGACGTGGTGCTGCACCACCCCGCCACCTCCCCGGCCCGGCACGCCGCCTACTTCCACAACGTGGCGCGCAACCGGGTGTGGCTGGCCCGGCGGAACCTTCCGGCCCCGCTGGTGCCTCTCTACCTGGGAACCTGGTTCCTGCTGACCGTGCTCCGACGACCCTCCAAGGAGGGCCTGCGGGCCTGGCTCGGCGGGTTCCGGGCAGGCTGGAGCGAGCCCTGCGGTCCGCGCCGGCCGATGAAGTGGTCCACCGTCTGGCGCTTGACCAGGCTCGGCAGACCGCCAATCATCTGA
- a CDS encoding iron-containing alcohol dehydrogenase family protein yields MPVLTRLVPSPVFVEIRAGALDALGGILADRRLSAGGRIAVAISGGSGALLRERLEPALPGADWYQVADGTLDSAVRLTDEIRRGHYDALVGLGGGKIIDVAKYAAARVGLPVVAVATNLAHDGLCSPVSTLDNDAGRGSYGVPSPIGIVVDLDVIAKAPKQFVAAGIGDAVSNISACADWELSHAVTGEPVDGLAVAMARSAGENLLRHPGTLDDPDLLTTLAEALVLSGIAMNIAGSTRPSSGACHEISHALVELHPRRPGQHGEQVGLGAAFACHLRGERELSGLIVERLRFHGLPVTADQLGFTDAEFTEAVHYAPNTRPGRFTILEHLDLSATDIRDAYADYVQAVNS; encoded by the coding sequence GTGCCAGTACTGACCCGCCTGGTGCCCTCGCCGGTCTTCGTGGAGATCCGCGCGGGCGCCCTGGACGCACTGGGGGGCATCCTCGCCGACCGGCGGCTGTCGGCCGGCGGCCGGATCGCGGTGGCGATCAGCGGCGGCTCCGGCGCGCTGCTGCGCGAGCGGCTGGAGCCCGCGCTGCCCGGCGCCGACTGGTACCAGGTCGCCGACGGCACCCTGGACAGCGCGGTCCGGCTGACCGACGAGATTCGCCGCGGGCACTACGACGCCCTGGTCGGCCTCGGCGGCGGCAAGATCATCGACGTGGCGAAGTACGCCGCGGCGCGGGTCGGCCTGCCGGTGGTCGCGGTCGCCACCAACCTGGCCCACGACGGCCTGTGCTCCCCGGTCTCCACCCTCGACAACGACGCCGGCCGGGGCTCCTACGGCGTGCCCAGCCCGATCGGCATCGTCGTCGACCTGGACGTGATCGCCAAGGCCCCGAAGCAGTTCGTGGCGGCCGGGATCGGCGACGCGGTCTCCAACATCTCCGCCTGCGCGGACTGGGAGCTCTCGCACGCGGTGACCGGCGAGCCGGTCGACGGGCTCGCCGTCGCGATGGCCCGGTCGGCCGGCGAGAACCTGCTCCGGCACCCCGGCACCCTGGATGACCCGGACCTGCTGACGACGCTCGCGGAAGCCCTGGTACTGTCCGGCATCGCGATGAACATCGCGGGCAGCACCCGGCCCAGTTCGGGCGCCTGCCACGAGATCTCGCACGCCCTGGTCGAACTGCACCCCAGGCGGCCCGGCCAGCACGGTGAGCAGGTCGGCCTCGGCGCCGCCTTCGCCTGCCACCTGCGGGGCGAACGGGAGCTGTCCGGGCTGATCGTGGAGCGCCTGCGCTTCCACGGCCTGCCGGTGACCGCCGATCAGCTCGGCTTCACCGACGCGGAGTTCACCGAAGCGGTGCACTACGCTCCGAACACCAGACCGGGGCGCTTCACCATCCTCGAACACCTCGACCTCTCCGCCACAGACATCAGGGACGCGTACGCCGACTATGTCCAAGCCGTCAACAGCTGA
- a CDS encoding sugar phosphate nucleotidyltransferase: MIGLVLAAGAGRRLRPYTDTLPKALVPVDGERTVLDLTLGNFAEVGLREAAIVVGYRKEAVQERKRALEQKYGVKLTLVENDKAEEWNNAYSLWCARELFAEGLLLANGDTVHPASVQRTMLDGNDLRIKEGRAPGILLALDTVKKLADEEMKVVVDPELGVRRITKLMDPQDATGEYIGVTVINPSAADALADALKAVYERDPQLYYEDGYQEMVDRGLTVDVQPIGEVSWVEVDNHDDLAKAREIACQY; this comes from the coding sequence ATGATCGGCCTCGTCCTGGCCGCCGGCGCCGGCCGCCGGCTCCGTCCGTACACCGACACCCTGCCCAAGGCACTGGTGCCGGTCGACGGCGAGCGGACGGTGCTCGACCTGACGCTCGGGAACTTCGCCGAGGTCGGGCTGCGGGAGGCCGCGATCGTGGTCGGCTACCGCAAGGAGGCGGTGCAGGAGCGCAAGCGGGCGCTGGAGCAGAAGTACGGCGTGAAGCTCACCCTGGTCGAGAACGACAAGGCCGAGGAGTGGAACAACGCCTACTCGCTGTGGTGCGCCCGCGAGCTGTTCGCCGAGGGCCTGCTGCTCGCCAACGGCGACACCGTGCACCCCGCCTCGGTGCAGCGCACCATGCTGGACGGCAACGACCTGCGGATCAAGGAGGGCCGGGCCCCCGGCATCCTGCTCGCGCTGGACACCGTGAAGAAGCTCGCCGACGAGGAGATGAAGGTCGTCGTCGACCCCGAGCTGGGGGTGCGCCGGATCACCAAGCTGATGGACCCGCAGGACGCCACCGGCGAGTACATCGGCGTCACCGTGATCAACCCGTCCGCGGCCGACGCCCTCGCCGACGCGCTCAAGGCGGTCTACGAGCGCGACCCGCAGCTGTACTACGAGGACGGCTACCAGGAGATGGTCGACCGCGGCCTGACCGTCGACGTGCAGCCGATCGGCGAGGTCTCCTGGGTCGAGGTCGACAACCACGACGACCTCGCCAAGGCCCGGGAGATCGCGTGCCAGTACTGA